The following coding sequences lie in one Flavobacterium sp. 20NA77.7 genomic window:
- a CDS encoding carboxypeptidase-like regulatory domain-containing protein encodes MNKYILHIYKQPFRLNIFIVFFLIIPFFSIGQSFFGTVKDALGNPLQNANVLAKPIEGIYEIKFAIADHLGRFKLDLQKNTSYEIQVSYIGFVEKTIEIKTGASNEEYHFNLIKKDTEIKEIVIKYDYNPVLIKKDTSIYDVKAFTNGTERKLKDQLEKIPGIEVDKNGGVFVQGKKVTKFYVENQSFFGGGTKLGIENIPADAVDKIEVLDNFNETGFLKNVSNNDDLAMNVKLKSDKKNFIFGDLETGIGGEKKNLYYKNHAGLFYFSPKTNISYIGDVNNIGKSTFTFEDVIRFQGGTSSFLNNKKQLSDLFLFTNDNTYVVQAKSVFNALNFRRSINSKIDVEGFGIVSKNYTSNQSVSNISYLQNNTYVLENKNNQNDATSWLSMGNVKLNYLPNSKSKWLYNGHFQVITNDYFDQINSLQNNQLFSFESSNTNITSQIKQFIEWHKQHSEKHTTTFVLNQTFEEASPKNTWITDRPFLAGLIPLQNDTFYTIQQLKKIRNHTVEGIFKHYWALNNHNHLYSNVGVNYTRSQIIISEKQTLTNGEINDFSSQGFGNNLNYRFSDLYVGAEYKFKIGKWINRPGIYYHLYQLKTAQQNNFLSNQQLLFEPRWKSELKFNNAEALVFDYKLANTFSDASKMIENYTLQSYNSVFKGNALLTNERYHAASLYYTKTSTFRGLFFNAKSSFYKKTRTIRNEILLDGVNQFTFPLLTNNPETNWQASCNLDKKINKFRVGLQSNFNWFTYIQTVNNQRTKNERTSKNYGVSIRTTPKKWPLVQVNYSKTFNRFFGLTNSKLISDNISLSIDVTFFKNFTFKSNYEVTYTINNLNQKSTYKIANALLCYQKKESPFRWELSAQNFLNNGKIIDNSFSDFMVSTTTTFVMPRIILVSVNYKI; translated from the coding sequence TTGAATAAATATATTTTACATATTTATAAACAACCCTTTCGTTTAAACATATTTATTGTTTTTTTTCTAATTATTCCATTTTTTTCAATTGGACAATCTTTCTTTGGAACAGTAAAAGACGCTTTAGGCAACCCACTTCAAAACGCAAATGTATTGGCAAAACCCATTGAGGGTATCTATGAAATAAAATTTGCTATTGCAGATCATTTAGGAAGATTTAAACTAGATCTCCAAAAAAACACTAGTTATGAAATTCAGGTGTCATATATTGGTTTTGTAGAGAAAACAATTGAAATAAAAACAGGAGCTTCTAATGAAGAATATCATTTCAATCTCATTAAAAAAGATACTGAAATAAAAGAAATTGTTATAAAATATGATTACAACCCTGTCTTAATAAAAAAAGACACTAGTATCTATGACGTAAAAGCATTTACAAATGGAACCGAACGAAAACTAAAAGACCAATTAGAAAAAATTCCGGGTATTGAAGTTGATAAAAACGGAGGAGTCTTCGTACAAGGTAAAAAGGTTACAAAGTTTTACGTAGAAAACCAATCTTTTTTTGGGGGTGGAACCAAATTGGGAATCGAAAACATTCCGGCAGATGCAGTTGATAAAATTGAAGTGTTAGATAATTTTAATGAAACTGGATTTCTAAAAAACGTTTCTAACAATGATGACTTAGCGATGAATGTTAAGTTGAAATCAGATAAAAAGAATTTTATTTTCGGCGACTTAGAAACAGGTATAGGAGGCGAGAAAAAGAATCTTTATTATAAAAATCACGCCGGGTTGTTTTATTTTTCGCCCAAAACGAATATAAGCTACATAGGTGATGTTAACAACATTGGTAAAAGCACATTTACATTTGAAGATGTTATCCGTTTTCAAGGAGGAACCAGTAGTTTTTTAAATAATAAAAAACAATTGTCTGATTTGTTTTTATTTACAAACGACAACACCTATGTTGTTCAAGCAAAATCTGTATTTAATGCACTTAACTTTAGGCGGTCTATTAACTCAAAAATTGATGTTGAGGGATTTGGCATAGTTTCTAAAAATTATACATCTAATCAATCTGTATCCAACATAAGCTATTTACAAAACAACACATATGTTTTGGAAAACAAAAACAATCAAAACGACGCAACATCGTGGCTAAGTATGGGAAATGTGAAACTAAATTATTTGCCTAATTCTAAATCGAAATGGCTGTATAACGGACACTTTCAAGTGATAACTAATGACTATTTCGACCAAATAAATTCGTTACAAAACAACCAGCTTTTTTCTTTTGAATCCTCAAACACAAATATTACCTCTCAAATTAAACAATTTATTGAGTGGCACAAACAACATTCTGAAAAACACACCACTACTTTTGTGTTAAATCAAACGTTTGAAGAGGCAAGCCCAAAAAACACATGGATAACAGACAGGCCTTTTTTAGCTGGCTTAATTCCTTTACAAAACGATACATTTTATACAATACAACAACTTAAAAAGATTAGAAATCACACTGTTGAGGGGATATTTAAACATTATTGGGCGCTAAATAATCATAATCATTTGTATTCAAATGTGGGCGTCAATTATACGCGTTCTCAAATCATAATTTCTGAAAAACAAACCCTTACCAACGGAGAAATTAATGATTTTTCGAGTCAGGGTTTTGGAAATAATTTAAACTACAGATTTTCTGATTTATATGTGGGAGCAGAATATAAGTTTAAAATTGGAAAATGGATAAATAGGCCTGGAATATATTATCATTTGTACCAATTAAAAACTGCTCAACAAAACAATTTCCTCTCTAATCAACAACTCTTATTTGAACCGAGATGGAAAAGTGAACTAAAGTTTAATAACGCCGAAGCATTAGTCTTTGATTATAAATTAGCTAATACATTTTCTGACGCCTCTAAAATGATTGAAAATTATACACTTCAAAGTTATAACAGTGTATTTAAAGGAAATGCGCTCTTAACTAACGAACGCTACCATGCCGCTTCATTATATTATACTAAAACAAGTACATTTAGAGGATTGTTTTTTAATGCTAAATCTAGTTTTTACAAAAAAACTAGAACCATACGAAATGAAATTCTATTAGATGGTGTAAATCAATTTACTTTTCCGCTTTTAACAAATAATCCAGAAACAAATTGGCAAGCATCTTGTAATCTAGATAAAAAAATCAACAAGTTTAGAGTGGGATTGCAGTCTAATTTTAATTGGTTTACTTATATACAAACCGTTAATAATCAAAGGACTAAAAACGAAAGAACTAGTAAAAATTATGGGGTCTCTATTCGAACAACACCAAAAAAATGGCCCCTGGTACAGGTAAATTATTCTAAAACATTTAACCGCTTTTTTGGACTAACAAATTCAAAACTAATTTCAGACAATATTTCCTTATCTATTGAT